From a single Glycine soja cultivar W05 chromosome 19, ASM419377v2, whole genome shotgun sequence genomic region:
- the LOC114398068 gene encoding 14 kDa zinc-binding protein yields MSGNSSNNNNISKRISVLSSHFARSSPIMASEKQAALAVTPSDADAPTIFDKIINKEIPSTVVYEDDKVLAFRDITPQAPTHILIIPKFKDGLSGLSKAEERHFEILGRLLYTAKLVAKQEGLDDGFRIVINDGPKGCQSVYHIHVHLLGGRQMNWPPG; encoded by the exons atgaGTGGCaatagcagcaacaacaacaatataaGTAAAAGAATCTCTGTGTTGTCATCACACTTCGCTAGATCCAGCCCCATCATGGCTTCAGAGAAGCAAGCGGCTCTTGCCGTCACTCCCTCTGATGCTGATGCTCCTACCAT ATTTGACAAGATCATCAATAAGGAGATTCCTTCTACTGTGGTTTATGAGGATGACAAG GTGCTTGCCTTCAGGGACATAACTCCTCAAGCTCCTACACATATTCTTATCATTCCTAAATTCAAAGACGGGTTAAGTGGTCTATCCAAG GCTGAGGAGAGGCACTTTGAGATTCTTGGCCGCCTTCTGTACACTGCCAAGCTGGTTGCGAAGCAAGAAGGACTCGACGACGGCTTCAGGATTGTAATTAACGATGGGCCGAAAGGAT GCCAATCAGTTTACCACATTCATGTGCACCTCCTCGGGGGAAGACAGATGAACTGGCCTCCAGGCTAA